One Salvelinus fontinalis isolate EN_2023a chromosome 11, ASM2944872v1, whole genome shotgun sequence DNA window includes the following coding sequences:
- the LOC129865675 gene encoding uncharacterized protein LOC129865675: MTPSKRITLCLIFPLLVEMDVVAGTESSSILQDSGLILANVGDTVIVHCFYKGHMDMHFSWYKQPLGDKLQLFSTAFKFDGNATFYDQFKDNPRFSVENGQEKNHLKISDMQLSDSATYYCGSSYGNKVEFGKGAILIVKGSGSRNMTVLQQPVSESVQPGDSVTLNCTIHTETCVGEHSVYWFRHGSGESRPAIIYTHGYRSDQCEKSPEAGSPTQSCVYNLPKRNLSLSDAGTYYCAVASCGEILFGNGAKLDIQVPEYHPPFDLSPTVLSLVVSNIVLGIVTLLLVWALCRTQNRDSRGRTDVPTSQCNQNQDSDVLNYAAVSFTPKKKSSSRRVREKTSREDAVYSDVRYLQQQ, translated from the exons ATGACACCTTCAAAGAGGATCACACTGTGTCTCATATTTCCACTTCTTGTAGAGATGG ATGTAGTAGCTGGTACTGAATCCTCATCTATACTTCAGGACAGTGGTCTCATATTAGCCAACGTTGGAGACACAGTGATTGTGCACTGCTTCTATAAAGGCCACATGGACATGCATTTCTCCTGGTACAAGCAACCCTTGGGAGATAAGCTTCAACTCTTCTCAACCGCCTTTAAGTTTGACGGGAACGCAACATTTTACGATCAGTTTAAGGATAACCCTCGATTCTCAGTGGAAAATGGCCAAGAAAAGAATCACCTAAAGATCTCAGACATGCAGCTCTCTGATTCAGCCACATACTACTGTGGAAGCTCTTATGGCAACAAGGTGGAGTTTGGAAAAGGAGCCATTCTCATAGTAAAAG GATCAGGGTCCAGAAACATGACTGTGCTCCAGCAGCCTGTGTCTGAGTCAGTCCAGCCAGGAGACTCTGTGACTCTGAACTGTACAATACACACTGAGACCTGTGTAGGAGAACACAGTGTCTATTGGTTCAGACATGGCTCAGGAGAATCCCGTCCAGCAATCATTTACACCCATGGATACAGGAGTGATCAGTGTGAGAAGAGCCCTGAGGCTGGGTCTCCTACACAGAGCTGTGTCTACAACCTCCCCAAGAGGAACCTCAGCCTCTCTGATGCTGGGACTTACTACTGTGCTGTGGCCTCATGTGGGGAGATACTGTTTGGGAATGGGGCCAAACTGGACATTCAAG TTCCTGAGTATCATCCTCCATTTGATCTGAGTCCTACTGTTCTGTCGTTGGTCGTCTCCAACATCGTTCTGGGGATAGTGACCCTTCTACTTGTCTGGGCGCTGTGCAGGACTCAGAACAGAGATAGCAGAG GGAGGACTGATGTCCCAACGTCCCAGTGCAATCAG AATCAAGACAGTGACGTGTTGAACTATGCAGCTGTCAGTTTCACCCCCAAGAAGAAGTCCTCCTctagaagagtgagagagaagaccaGCAGAGAGGATGCAGTGTACTCTGATGTCAGATACCTTCAGCAACAGTGA